A single genomic interval of Camelina sativa cultivar DH55 chromosome 11, Cs, whole genome shotgun sequence harbors:
- the LOC104726877 gene encoding uncharacterized protein LOC104726877, protein MQTSRLLSFSSNSPSFGSFSSTVDLAAIAARVVEEFRDQEDTPQPSDSPRRNEDDDDESEFAFDCPSHVCSQPLVTADEIFFNGQIRPLNPYGSNAPAKYQPTPRRRRPALRKLMSEELRDPMAASNSSSEAEEDLNGVPPETYCVWTPPKQPSSGEDGDDLKGLSSSPSQSKIKSNSAGFSKRWKLRNLLYVRSSSEGNEKLVFPAPVKKSDEKEEEEEEEEASSKVVAGEEGREREETKRQTTSPYRKDMIGILRNVNGLSRHLRPF, encoded by the coding sequence ATGCAGACGAGTCGGttactctctttttcctctaaCTCTCCGAGTTTCGGCAGCTTCTCTTCCACCGTTGACCTCGCCGCGATCGCCGCTCGAGTCGTCGAAGAATTCAGAGATCAAGAAGATACACCACAACCCTCCGACTCTCCCCGACGCaacgaagacgatgatgatgaatcagAATTCGCCTTCGACTGTCCGAGCCACGTGTGCTCCCAACCTCTCGTCACCGCCGACGAGATTTTCTTTAACGGTCAGATTCGTCCTCTGAACCCGTACGGTAGCAATGCTCCGGCGAAATATCAGCCGACGCCGCGTCGACGTAGACCGGCACTGAGGAAACTGATGAGCGAGGAATTACGAGATCCGATGGCGGCTTCGAATTCGTCGTCGGAAGCTGAAGAGGATCTAAACGGTGTTCCGCCGGAGACGTACTGTGTATGGACACCGCCGAAACAACCGAGTTCAggagaagatggtgatgatCTCAAAGGACTCTCGTCTTCTCCGTCACAGAGCAAGATCAAAAGCAACTCAGCTGGATTCTCGAAACGTTGGAAGCTGAGGAATCTTTTGTACGTTAGAAGCAGCAGCGAAGGGAACGAGAAGCTCGTGTTTCCGGCGCCGGTTAAGAAGAgcgatgagaaagaagaagaagaagaggaagaggaagcgTCGTCAAAGGTGGTGGCCGGAGAAGAAGGAAGGGAAAGGGAGGAGACGAAACGACAGACGACTTCGCCGTATAGGAAGGATATGATTGGAATATTAAGAAATGTCAATGGGCTAAGTCGTCATTTACGTCCTTTTTGA